GGGGAAGTGACGAATGAGCGCGGCCTCGGAATTATCGATCTGTTTTCCCCATTCCGCCCCGGTTGTCTGCTCCAGTGCCGCCTGGACCTCCAGAATGGACCTCTCTGGCGTTGGACGGCAGGGCGTCCGCAGGATTGCGTCAGGATCCCAAAATGCGACGACCCACTTCGACAGGGCGAAGCGTTGCAACAGCGGCCAGAGCCTCTGCATTCTGAGTGACGAAATGCCGATTGGTCATTCCGAATGTCCATACGCGCTTCTGATTTTTTTCAATCAGGGCGATGTACAAGCCCGTCATCGCTCCCTCTTCGGCGGTACGCCTTCCGTATCCCGTGCTTACCGGACAAGTTTTTGTGCCACCGCTGGGCGCTTCCACGCCCGTCTCGTAGACCGATGCCTCCCGAGTCATCTCCACCACCGTTTGGATCACGAAGAACAACGCCGTGGGGAAACCCCGCCGCTCAGGTTCTGCCAACTCGCCTTCGAGATATCGAGGTAGTGACCGACACTCGTATTATTTGATCAAATTAAAATATGATCATTTGCGGCACAGGTAATCAGAATGGTTGCAAAGCGGGCTCTCGTAGCAAGCCCTAGGAGAGCGCCCACCAGAGTTTGACAAAGAGAGTTTCTTACCTGGAAGGCGCATAGATCACCTGGCACAGGCGCGTGGCCCCAACGCGGCGGCCTGCACCCTTACCGTCCCATTGGGCAAAGGCTCGACTCGCTCCGAGGTCGCGATCCAACCGGGACGGAAATTCGGTTTGGCTCGCCCCCACGATTGTATTCGATGTGACCGAACTCTCCTTTGGGCACTTCAAGCCGATCCCTTTGCCCGAAATGGCTCTCATCCAGCACACTCAGTTGCAAACCCGTCGGCAACGGCGACCGTCTGTTCGCTGAATCCGCGCCGAAGCCGAACCCCGATAAGGTACCGCGGAAACAGTACGAGAAGTTTTTTTACAATCGCGATGCGGCCGTCGTGTTGGAACAGGTGGGCCACGCAAGTCGGGACCACTCGCTACACCGGGACGAAACTGGTGACAAACAAGACGGTGACAAACGGAGTGGGTAGGGCGGGGCAAAAAAGGAACCGGCCGCAAACCCTTGTTTTGTTTGGGTTTGCGGCCGGTTCTATTGAGTGCGCGTTACTGGACTTGAACCAGTGACCCCCACAATGTCAATGTCCATAAGCACTTCCGGCTCTGTCCCACACCGTCCCAATCCTCTGGGAAAACGCCGTTGCTGACGGCCGTTCGTTCGCGATCGTCCCGTTGAGTCCCGATCTTTGGGCGTACATTGGGCGTACACCCAAGAGTTGGCTTGCGCTCAAAGAAGTAGTGTGTAATTCCTCAGTCAACCAGGGCGGAAATCGTTCTAAGCAAAGGCCACCGCATCAGGCGGCGCTTTGCAAGGGCTCACTTCCGAAGCGAGAAACAGCGAGCATTCCGGGCGTCACGGGAGGTTTACGGGAATTAACGGGAGACCGCGACTTGGCGGCAGGATCCCTCCTGCACTTTTGCCACTTGAGACCTTCACCCGTCATTGCAACGCAGCGTACAGGATGCGAGAATTCCCGTGAATTTGTGATGGCACAACTTCGGGGGAAGCTGATGGACGGCGCAGCAGCGTGGCTCATCTTCGACGCCGACAACACGTTATGGCCGATTGAATGCCTCTACGATTCGGCACGTGAAAGGTTCGTCCGGTGGGTGTCAGCCGAAGGGCCGGATGGCGCGCTGGTCGAAGAGTACCAACGAACACGAGACAAGGAATTACACAAGACCTACGGTTATTCTGCCTGTCGATTTGCTCGATCGTTCGAGGACACACTCCTCTGTTTCCTGCCGGACGCACCAGCGGAGGCTGTCCGCTTTGCGAGGCAGTTGGCGCTGGGCGTATTCGAGCAACCGGTACAGCCCGTTGATGGTCTTGAAACAATTCTGGACCGCGTGAGCCGAGAATACCAGCTCGCAATCATTACGGCAGGCGAGCAGTGGGTCCAAGAACGGCGATTGAACAGCTTTCAGCTTCGGAGTCGTTTCGCAGCCATCCAGATAGTGGAAGCGAAAACAGCCGAAACATTCCGTTCTTTTTGCGAATCGCGGTTTATTGATCCGGCACGATCGTGGGTCGTTGGTGATAGCGCGAGATCCGACATGATTCCTGCACGGGACGCGGGGTTGGGCGGGATTCACGTCGACCACCGAGAGAACTGGGC
This region of Gemmata massiliana genomic DNA includes:
- a CDS encoding HAD family hydrolase, which gives rise to MDGAAAWLIFDADNTLWPIECLYDSARERFVRWVSAEGPDGALVEEYQRTRDKELHKTYGYSACRFARSFEDTLLCFLPDAPAEAVRFARQLALGVFEQPVQPVDGLETILDRVSREYQLAIITAGEQWVQERRLNSFQLRSRFAAIQIVEAKTAETFRSFCESRFIDPARSWVVGDSARSDMIPARDAGLGGIHVDHRENWALEQIEVVPWDRYVRIHTLAELVSVQNLLSACS